The genomic region ATAGTACTCCTCGATCGTATCCGCACCGACACCAGAGTTTATTATTTCGCCAATGAATACGGTCCCGAAACCGGAACTGACACTGTGAACAATGTCATCATCGCAGGACCCGGGGTTTCACTGAAAAACACCATCGTTAACGGTAATCTGCAGATTGCCGGGAGTGTGGGCGACGGAGACGCATATCTGAACAATGTTACCGTACACGGCGATCTCATTGTCAACGGCGGCGGCAAAAACTCCCTTTATTTTGCGAATATAACCGTCGAAGGTGGAATTGTCGTCCGCAGGGATGACGCAGGCGCAGTAAGAATCGTTGTATCGGGTAAATCCAATGTAAACGCTGTTGTGCTGCAGTCAGGAGCAATCCTTGTTGCACAGGATTTGGCTGACGGAAATATTAAAGAAGTGATCATTCCCGCAGATTATCTGGGAGGCAGCCCTGTTGAATTCATCGGAAACTTCAGCTCCATAACCAGTTCATTCCCTGGTTTGGAAATTCTTCTTACGCGCGCTACTGTGGAAAATATGAATCTGAACGCCGGCGCCACAATAACAGGCACCGAAGGCAGTGTTGTCAAGAACGCAAATATAAGCAAGGAAGCAGGCAAGCAGACAACAATGAACATTTCACCGGTTAATATATCCGGTGAAGGGGCGGCCGATGCAAGTATTTCAGGTAAATCCGCGACTCCCACTCCCGTTCCGTCAAAGCCCTCCTCCTCAGCGGGCAGCGGAAGCAGTTCATCAAGGGACGATGATTCTTCAAGTGACGATTCCTCCTCATCCGAAACATACCCGTACATTGTATCGGTACCTACGGTAACCGAAACGGTATACCATAATCAACCCTATACTCTGCCACAAAAGGTAGCCGTAAACCTGTCAAACGGAAACACGGCCCTGCTTGCGGTCACGTGGGAGGCGTCAACGGTTTCAACTGAAAAATGCGGCACCTTCAGTTTTTCCGGAACATTAACTCTGGTATCGGGAATCAGAAATCCCAACAACCTTAAAGCACAGCTGCTACTGACGGTTGAGCCCACCGTCGAAAAAATAACCATCTACAGGCAACCAAACAAGGTTGATTATTATCTCGGTGAAGAGCTGGATATCACCGGTCTTGCAGTAAAAGTCCATTATTCCGATAATTCAGAAGCAGAAGCTGAAAATATCACCTTGGCCAATATTTCAGGCTATGATCCGAACAGCCCCGGGGAACAGACAATTACTGTCACGTTAAATGGTAAGACTGCAACTTTTAAAGTCTATGTTTATGAAAAACCCTCCGGAATTCTCAAGGCCGTTTATTCGGATAATTTGTCTCCCGTAGTATTACCCAACGGTGCGAGCAGTGACGATATCATGCGCGAACTGCCCCAAACCGTGCAGGTTGCTGTTTACCAGAATCAGCAGGAGTATCTGCAATCCTTCGTGAAAATTAGCTGGAATCGGGAAAGCTTCATTTATGATCCTGCAAAGAAGACCAGGCAGGAGTTTGTTGCAAAGGGTAAAGCGGTATTACCTGATACACTGACAAACCCCGACAATATCTCCCTTGACATTGCGCTGGGAGTAACCGTCGATTCTGCAAAATTCAAGGTTTATTTTAACCTGAACGGACACGGTGAAAAAGAAATTGAGCCTCAGATTGTTGAATACGGAAGCAAAGCGAATAAACCCAAAGATCCGGTAAGTTCGGGATATGAATTCCTGGGCTGGTACGAAAATGCGGAAGGAACGGGAGACCCGTTTGATTTTGACAATACAGTAATTGAAAATGATGTAACGCTTTATGCAAAATGGAAAGCCGTTTTTGATTTGAATGTTGTCAAGGAACAGCTTACCTTTGACAGAATCAGGGGCAATAATGAAAACCATCAGTCCATTGTATCCGATCTGAACCTGATCAGTTCAATGGACGAATACCCCGGCATAACAGTCAGCTGGAAATCTTCAAATCCTGCATACTTAACCGACGACGGAAAAGTAACCCGCCCCGGCCCGGATCAGGATGACGTGATTGTGATCCTGACAGCAACCATCTCCGACGGAAGCAATTCGGTAACAAAAGATTTCGAGCTGGTTGTAAGGAAGCAGGGAATTGAAAACGTAACAATCGGGTTTATTGATCCGTATTTTGTTTCGGGTTACCCTATGGCTACAGTGGAAGACGGACAGATTGTCATCAAGTTCAGGCTTAACAAAAAAGCAGACGTTTATATTACCGTAGACAATGTGAACGCAAACAACTGGAAGTCTTCGGTAACAGGTGTGCTTCACGGGCACGCAACAGAAACCATAGACAGTACCAGGGAAGACACCAGCACAGTATATGTAAGCCTGGCTGATTATGTAAAAGTAGAAGACCCGCAAAAAGAGTATTCAGTTAAAACAAATATCAGACCGAATTCAGGCAGGGCAGTAAACGTCAACTTTGTCGTCAGGGACGGGGATTACCTGTCAGAGAAGGTAACCACCATCCGTTTTGACATGGAAACGGTAACAGCGCTGGATGAAACGCCGCCGAGTTTTAGCGTAGCCTTTATCAATGACGCAATGACGAAAATTTACATTTACTGCATCTATGAAAAACTTGATTTGAAGAGCGCACCCGACGCAGACGCGTTCAGCCTCACTGACAAGAATGGCAACCCAAACGGAAAGGTAACCGGCGTAGCTCTTTATAATGTTCCCGATGCAGGACATTACTATGTTGAGTCATGGATCGAACTTACAGTAAGCGAAATAGCAAATCCGGATGATTTAACGGTTTGGTACACCGCTCAAGCCGACCGGCTGAAGGATGCAAGCGGCAATGCTGCAAAGGATTTCAAACTTACGGTAACATCGGCCGATATGTCCATAACAAATGTTTACGTGAATGTCGCAGCCGGAATAATGATGGTTGAAATCAGTCCTCTGATCAATCTTCTTGAAAAGGGCATTCCCACCGAGCATATTGCCGTTACCAACAACGGAGTTCCGGTAGATATAATATCCGCCGGACCAACCTACAGCATACACGATATGAGGTTATACTACACCTTTACTCCTGTTGAGACAGAAAATCTGAATTTCGAAGTGGTGTATAACCCCGAAACAGGTACAAAAGACCTGGCGTTTGACGATGTTTCAGGGCCAATTGCCTTCAAGGGCGAGATTCAGTATATACCTGTAATAGATACATCAAACGTAAAAGCAGTTTATGATTCAGAAGAACATGAAATTATTCTGACATTTGACGAAGATGTGCAAATTAGCAAACTAAGCTGCAACTGCGCATACGTCCTTAATGTCAACGGAACCGAGTACCGGCTGCGCGGATGGAATAACTCCATTCAAAACAATAATCAGATACGAATAACAGTAGGAAATCATGTTCCGGAATTGAGCGGAAATGTTACGATTACCTATGATCCGCTGCACAATGACGACGGCATTGAGGACATGGCCGGCGCAAAAATCGGCAAATTCGGCCCGATACCTGTAGAAATTAAATAATCCGCCAATAAATCAAAAACAGAGACGGACGGGGAAACCCGTCCGTTCTGTTTTCGCGATTTATCACGATTTCCGGACCGGGCGAAACTTCGCATCAGGAACGTTAGCAGCCAAAACGGCTTTTCGGGC from Thermoclostridium stercorarium subsp. stercorarium DSM 8532 harbors:
- a CDS encoding S-layer homology domain-containing protein codes for the protein MRQHVNRLISLALIIVLVLGMGINALGEELNESSTYSVPSGTDGSAGANALSELNGHWAKSTIEEWIRLGLLKGDSNGKYYPDRAVTRAEFMAMVNRVMNYTQPGESIENYTDISPDKWYYNDCAIALEAGYIIGTSETELSPEAPITREQAITIVARIKGIDQSADMSALSLATDSAAVSSWAKSAVAAAINEGFVTGSNGMINPAGMITRSEAIVLLDRIRTDTRVYYFANEYGPETGTDTVNNVIIAGPGVSLKNTIVNGNLQIAGSVGDGDAYLNNVTVHGDLIVNGGGKNSLYFANITVEGGIVVRRDDAGAVRIVVSGKSNVNAVVLQSGAILVAQDLADGNIKEVIIPADYLGGSPVEFIGNFSSITSSFPGLEILLTRATVENMNLNAGATITGTEGSVVKNANISKEAGKQTTMNISPVNISGEGAADASISGKSATPTPVPSKPSSSAGSGSSSSRDDDSSSDDSSSSETYPYIVSVPTVTETVYHNQPYTLPQKVAVNLSNGNTALLAVTWEASTVSTEKCGTFSFSGTLTLVSGIRNPNNLKAQLLLTVEPTVEKITIYRQPNKVDYYLGEELDITGLAVKVHYSDNSEAEAENITLANISGYDPNSPGEQTITVTLNGKTATFKVYVYEKPSGILKAVYSDNLSPVVLPNGASSDDIMRELPQTVQVAVYQNQQEYLQSFVKISWNRESFIYDPAKKTRQEFVAKGKAVLPDTLTNPDNISLDIALGVTVDSAKFKVYFNLNGHGEKEIEPQIVEYGSKANKPKDPVSSGYEFLGWYENAEGTGDPFDFDNTVIENDVTLYAKWKAVFDLNVVKEQLTFDRIRGNNENHQSIVSDLNLISSMDEYPGITVSWKSSNPAYLTDDGKVTRPGPDQDDVIVILTATISDGSNSVTKDFELVVRKQGIENVTIGFIDPYFVSGYPMATVEDGQIVIKFRLNKKADVYITVDNVNANNWKSSVTGVLHGHATETIDSTREDTSTVYVSLADYVKVEDPQKEYSVKTNIRPNSGRAVNVNFVVRDGDYLSEKVTTIRFDMETVTALDETPPSFSVAFINDAMTKIYIYCIYEKLDLKSAPDADAFSLTDKNGNPNGKVTGVALYNVPDAGHYYVESWIELTVSEIANPDDLTVWYTAQADRLKDASGNAAKDFKLTVTSADMSITNVYVNVAAGIMMVEISPLINLLEKGIPTEHIAVTNNGVPVDIISAGPTYSIHDMRLYYTFTPVETENLNFEVVYNPETGTKDLAFDDVSGPIAFKGEIQYIPVIDTSNVKAVYDSEEHEIILTFDEDVQISKLSCNCAYVLNVNGTEYRLRGWNNSIQNNNQIRITVGNHVPELSGNVTITYDPLHNDDGIEDMAGAKIGKFGPIPVEIK